Proteins encoded in a region of the Dendropsophus ebraccatus isolate aDenEbr1 chromosome 11, aDenEbr1.pat, whole genome shotgun sequence genome:
- the TMCC2 gene encoding transmembrane and coiled-coil domains protein 2 isoform X4 produces the protein MKMQLVNPLIAAVQLDKGDVSSLSLPPSALHGGSEGNISLEVPEGAPDPQRTKAAMDHLHQKILKITEQIKIEQEARDDNVAEYLKLANNADRQQASRIKQVFEKKNQKSAQTIAQLHKKLEHYHKKLKEIEQNGISRQPKDVLRDMQQGLKDVGANVRAGISGFGGGVVEGVKGGLSGLSQVTHTAVVSKPREFASLIRNKFGSADNIPHLKDGMEEDGEGQGGSRALSGSATLAPSPKYGSDDECSSATSGSAGAGSNSGAGPAGPGSPRSNTLDGHHHSHHGGFDAILEELCEIKEGQSHLEDSMEDLKSQLQRDYSYMTQCLQEERYRYERLEEQLNDLTELHQNEMTLLKQELASMEEKVAYQSYERARDIQEAVESCLTRITKLELQQQQQQVVQLEGVENANARALLGKFINVLLALMAVLLVFVSTAASFITPLVKTRLRLMSSLLFLLSLLTLWRHWDCVTYCLEHVLLPS, from the exons CAGCTGGACAAGGGAGACGTGAGTAGCCTGAGTCTCCCCCCAAGTGCACTTCATGGCGGTTCAGAGGGGAACATCAGCCTGGAAGTCCCTGAGGGGGCTCCAGATCCTCAGCGCACCAAGGCTGCAATGGACCATTTGCATCAAAAGATCCTAAAGATTACCGAACAGATTAAGATTGAGCAGGAGGCTCGAGATGACAACGTTGCAGAATATCTGAAGTTGGCTAATAACGCCGATCGACAGCAAGCTTCCCGCATCAAACAG GTTTTTGAGAAAAAGAATCAGAAGTCTGCGCAGACCATTGCTCAATTGCACAAGAAGTTAGAACATTATCACAAGAAACTAAAGGAGATTGAACAGAATGGCATATCACGACAGCCTAAGGATGTCCTAAGAGATATGCAGCAAGGGCTAAAAGATGTAGGAGCCAATGTGCGAGCCGGCATTAGTGGCTTCGGTGGAGGAGTAGTAGAAGGTGTCAAGGGAGGACTTTCTGGACTATCTCAGGTCACTCATACCGCTGTAGTCTCGAAGCCTCGAGAGTTTGCCAGTCTGATCCGAAACAAATTTGGAAGTGCTGATAATATCCCACACCTAAAAGATGGTAtggaagaggatggggagggtcAGGGGGGCTCAAGGGCTCTGAGTGGCAGTGCAACCTTGGCACCAAGCCCTAAATATGGGAGTGATGATGAGTGCTCCAGTGCTACCTCTGGGTCAGCGGGTGCGGGAAGTAACTCTGGGGCCGGACCTGCAGGACCTGGAAGTCCTAGGTCAAACACTCTAGATGGACATCATCATAGCCACCATGGAGGCTTTGATGCAATTTTGGAGGAATTATGCGAAATAAAAGAAGGCCAGAGCCATCTTGAAGATTCAATGGAAGACTTGAAATCACAGCTACAAAGAGATTACAGCTATATGACTCAGTGTCTTCAAGAAGAACGTTACAG gtaTGAACGCTTGGAAGAGCAGCTGAACGACCTGACAGAACTTCATCAGAATGAAATGACGTTGCTTAAGCAGGAGCTTGCCAGCATGGAGGAAAAGGTTGCCTATCAGTCCTATGAGCGGGCCAGGGACATTCAG GAAGCGGTGGAGTCTTGTCTCACACGTATCACCAAGCTAGaattacagcagcagcagcagcaggtggtcCAGCTGGAAGGTGTGGAGAACGCCAACGCTCGGGCCTTACTGGGCAAGTTCATCAACGTGCTTCTGGCCCTCATGGCCGTCCTGCTAGTCTTTGTTTCCACAGCCGCCAGTTTTATAACTCCACTGGTTAAGACACGGCTCCGCCTAATGTCCTCCCTGCTCTTTCTCCTGTCCCTGCTGACCCTGTGGAGACACTGGGATTGTGTTACTTACTGTCTGGAACACGTTCTCCTGCCCAGTTGA
- the TMCC2 gene encoding transmembrane and coiled-coil domains protein 2 isoform X5: MVHILQLDKGDVSSLSLPPSALHGGSEGNISLEVPEGAPDPQRTKAAMDHLHQKILKITEQIKIEQEARDDNVAEYLKLANNADRQQASRIKQVFEKKNQKSAQTIAQLHKKLEHYHKKLKEIEQNGISRQPKDVLRDMQQGLKDVGANVRAGISGFGGGVVEGVKGGLSGLSQVTHTAVVSKPREFASLIRNKFGSADNIPHLKDGMEEDGEGQGGSRALSGSATLAPSPKYGSDDECSSATSGSAGAGSNSGAGPAGPGSPRSNTLDGHHHSHHGGFDAILEELCEIKEGQSHLEDSMEDLKSQLQRDYSYMTQCLQEERYRYERLEEQLNDLTELHQNEMTLLKQELASMEEKVAYQSYERARDIQEAVESCLTRITKLELQQQQQQVVQLEGVENANARALLGKFINVLLALMAVLLVFVSTAASFITPLVKTRLRLMSSLLFLLSLLTLWRHWDCVTYCLEHVLLPS, translated from the exons CAGCTGGACAAGGGAGACGTGAGTAGCCTGAGTCTCCCCCCAAGTGCACTTCATGGCGGTTCAGAGGGGAACATCAGCCTGGAAGTCCCTGAGGGGGCTCCAGATCCTCAGCGCACCAAGGCTGCAATGGACCATTTGCATCAAAAGATCCTAAAGATTACCGAACAGATTAAGATTGAGCAGGAGGCTCGAGATGACAACGTTGCAGAATATCTGAAGTTGGCTAATAACGCCGATCGACAGCAAGCTTCCCGCATCAAACAG GTTTTTGAGAAAAAGAATCAGAAGTCTGCGCAGACCATTGCTCAATTGCACAAGAAGTTAGAACATTATCACAAGAAACTAAAGGAGATTGAACAGAATGGCATATCACGACAGCCTAAGGATGTCCTAAGAGATATGCAGCAAGGGCTAAAAGATGTAGGAGCCAATGTGCGAGCCGGCATTAGTGGCTTCGGTGGAGGAGTAGTAGAAGGTGTCAAGGGAGGACTTTCTGGACTATCTCAGGTCACTCATACCGCTGTAGTCTCGAAGCCTCGAGAGTTTGCCAGTCTGATCCGAAACAAATTTGGAAGTGCTGATAATATCCCACACCTAAAAGATGGTAtggaagaggatggggagggtcAGGGGGGCTCAAGGGCTCTGAGTGGCAGTGCAACCTTGGCACCAAGCCCTAAATATGGGAGTGATGATGAGTGCTCCAGTGCTACCTCTGGGTCAGCGGGTGCGGGAAGTAACTCTGGGGCCGGACCTGCAGGACCTGGAAGTCCTAGGTCAAACACTCTAGATGGACATCATCATAGCCACCATGGAGGCTTTGATGCAATTTTGGAGGAATTATGCGAAATAAAAGAAGGCCAGAGCCATCTTGAAGATTCAATGGAAGACTTGAAATCACAGCTACAAAGAGATTACAGCTATATGACTCAGTGTCTTCAAGAAGAACGTTACAG gtaTGAACGCTTGGAAGAGCAGCTGAACGACCTGACAGAACTTCATCAGAATGAAATGACGTTGCTTAAGCAGGAGCTTGCCAGCATGGAGGAAAAGGTTGCCTATCAGTCCTATGAGCGGGCCAGGGACATTCAG GAAGCGGTGGAGTCTTGTCTCACACGTATCACCAAGCTAGaattacagcagcagcagcagcaggtggtcCAGCTGGAAGGTGTGGAGAACGCCAACGCTCGGGCCTTACTGGGCAAGTTCATCAACGTGCTTCTGGCCCTCATGGCCGTCCTGCTAGTCTTTGTTTCCACAGCCGCCAGTTTTATAACTCCACTGGTTAAGACACGGCTCCGCCTAATGTCCTCCCTGCTCTTTCTCCTGTCCCTGCTGACCCTGTGGAGACACTGGGATTGTGTTACTTACTGTCTGGAACACGTTCTCCTGCCCAGTTGA